Genomic DNA from Salvia miltiorrhiza cultivar Shanhuang (shh) chromosome 1, IMPLAD_Smil_shh, whole genome shotgun sequence:
AGAGCTCCTGAGAAATCGACATGCTGAAATTATGAGAGTGGAGGAATGTAAGAATTGGGGGATTTTGCTAGGGTTTGCCAAGAATTGGTACTGCAAAACCCATATAAGAATTTTACTCCAAATGGTACTGCAAAGTGCAAAACCAGTCCCAAAAGGATTCTTTCtgaacttaattaatttatgtaatgTCGGATTATTTGTTGTGTCTTGGGCTGTTGATAATTATACAGTTTAtacttacacacacacacacacgttatactccctccgtcccatgaagcatgacccaaTTCTTTTCagcacaaaaattaaaaaattgatattttatatgttaagtgtgataggtgaaaatgtgaataaatagtaatttttttgccatttttagaaatagGTCAAAtttcgtgggacaaaccaaaaagaaattgggtcatgcttcgtgggacggagggagtacataatttataatttaatctaatgagtaataatataataatataataataataaattatgatttaatCTAATAAGTCTCTCTAAAAAAAGGTTTAATCTAATaagtattaattatttatttatttttaattacaagaggtatctaatttataattaaataagcaacTCAGACGCAAAGATgggaaaataagaaaataactTCACGCAGGTCGAACCACTACCCacataaattgaaaaattatcTGCACGCATGCGGAACCACTACCCACAGAAAGGTGAGAAACCATCACCTTTGTgtggaaaaataagaaaataattttacGTAGGCGGAACCACGAAGGTGaaaccactacccacacaaataGAAAAATTATCCGCACGCAGGTGaaaccactacccacacaaagatGATAAATCAATATCCACACGAACGTGGATCCACTACCTACACAAAGGGAAAAACTACTTGCATAAAGGCGGAACCACtaccactacccacacaaatgGGGGTCCACTACCCTCATAAAGGGAAAAACTATCCGCACGCAGGCGGAACCACAACTCACACAAATGTGGGAAAACTACTCGTACGCAGGTAGGATTGAACCCAAGAAAACTATTCTCACGCAGACGgaaccactacccacacaaaggtgAAAAAACTACACTCACGCAGGCAAAATTGAACCCAATATCTCTAATAAATAAGAGTTTTTGAGTATTTCAACTTTGGCACTTCAACTATACCTCATATGCAATATTAACTAAGGAGAAGTAACAAATAACCCCCTATCATACAACCCCTAACACATTTACCTCACTATCTTATAATTGTGGATGATTAGCTCCTTAACATTTCATAAATAGTGCAAAATCTCTCATGTTCCTGACGGACACTTAACatcgttaattttttttttcttatttcttatttcttatttcactATAATATTTGTTAAGCAAAATACACTCCTACAAATATTTCTATGCaaccttaattaataattaacaactatcattaaatataaattcacaTTTTTTTGGAACAATCAACGAATACCCAAAGATTAAAATATGCTCATGCAATTGCTTCTATTTATTTCTCCAAGAAGCTTGATCCATTGATTATGATATCCAAGTAGTATGATTGAGAAAAATACGTGAAAGCTTATGAGCACCAaattttacatattttaatatttgcatACTCATTGATTGTTTCTAAAAAAtgtgaatttatatttaatgataGTTGTTAAATACTAATTAAGGTTGAGATTTGCATAGAAATATTTGTAGCAATGTATTTTGCTTAACAAATATTATagtgaaataagaaataaagaaaatttaaaaatatttgacgGTGTTAAGTGTCTGTCAGAAACATGAGGGATTTTGGACTCTTTATTAGATGTTGAGGGGCTAATAGCTCACAATTAAGAGATAGGGAGGTAAGCGGGGTTGTATGATAGGGAGTTATTTATTACTTCTCCCTATTAACTAAAAGTtatttaaaagaatatattatacaaatttttttaattggtgcAGTTTAATTAGAAGCGGAGAATgatcataattttttaaaaaagataagaaagaatgagaattgaagaaaagtgaaatgatgtgATACGTAGCATATGATCTATTTtcttattacatatatatagattttagaTCAAAGACGAATAAACTGTGATATCTTGGGACATTATCCctaaaattaatttgtaatttatGGATAATTATTCCTACTTTTCATCATAAAATTAGcacaaatactcatgtgcaATCCATTACATCATGCAACTGATTttcagaatgacactacttcattcgggaaatgacacttgaacatttttgaatgacactactttatgttgaagtagtgtcatttagaaaccagttgcacgggaGAGTGTCTCTAAAATCAGATTTTATACTCGTATTTCATAATATTTCCTCCATCCATTAGTAATATTTCACTTATTAtattaattcataatatttCCTTTGTCCATCAGGAATATCTCAATTATTATATTGGGACGTTGCATTAGTAATATTTCATACttatctcatatttttttaataaaaaattaattatttaaaatattattattggtgggcccaactcactttatacagcaactcatttaaaataatttttaaatatttttcaccAACTCACTCTATGCattaactatattttttttaattatcatatCTAAAAATAATGGGACGAAACATGTCTTAATAATATAGAAACTTTGAGTAATAATCCTTTTTATTCATCCAAACTTTGAATAATATTCCTTTTATTTTGAATGAGTAAATATGCGATATATATAGAAAGATCTTATGTAATAGATTAACATTATCGTATTAATAATTGCAGACATAGAAAGGAATATTGACCAAGAGAAATCTTCACTCTTGATTAAAAACTTTTCAACTATGTAACCACGAGAACaattcttttcctttttaaatTAGTAGCAAAAACAAAGCTTTGTCGGCGGGTCCAGTCCGAGAAGGAGAAATGGATCGGATCCGGATAATATCCTTTACGTCATTAACATTTCCTCGTTTGGTAATGATACTAATCCTCACATAACTACAGTCGTAAGCTCATTAATTCAATACTGCAAATGCACACAATAGATGAGACGCTGTGTCTGTGTTAAAATAACTGCTCCTTAATAATTGGTATTTATCGCTCTTAACGATCGTCACCATCGTTTTCACTCTAATCGGCAGAATGTGAACAAATGTTTTCGAGATCCGAGTGAAAAACAACAGCATTCAACCACAACAACATTATAATAATTACTTCATTTACCAACtgatttgatatttctttaacgCTACTCGACCACcacctccatctctctctctctctctctctcacacacaccaGCTCACAAGTGTATTTAGAGATAAGAGAGCAGCCAttagattgaaaattttgattgcATTTTGTGAGGATGGGCGCAACGTGTTGGCCTCGTGAGCCCGAGGTAAATCTCGATTCGCGGAAACTTCTGCAATGGCGTTATTAGTTTTCAGTTTTGGTTGGATTTCTGTGATTTAGATGCAACTGGAAATTTAAGTATCTGATTTCTGCGATTTAACTGCTTCTGCTTTGATGCTCAATTGAgaagagtgtgtgtgtgtttgtgtatgAATAGGAAATTACAATGGTCGTAGTACTAATATAGAAAACCAGCTTTCAACAAGTATCACGCGGGCTCATATATGTATTAGCGCAAAAAATAGCACTGTAGTACCCTGGAAATAATCCTTAAGCTAAAATTGTGGTATCCTGTATTGTAACCGATGCTTGATCATTGGGTAGTGCCATACCTGAATAGGCTTAATCTAATCTAATTTTATCCTTTTTCATGTCATTGTATTTTAATGTGGAGCACATGTACTTTTTAGCTAGTTTGTTGGAATTATACTTCATAAAATGCTTCAAGTTCAATTTGGCGTCAACAAACCCGTAAGGCTTTGTCTGTTACTGTTTCAGTTGAATGCAATCAGAACAAAGGTTGCTGCAATGTCTGGAAGTGATGCCAACGAGGTCAGGATTGTCGTATCCCCATATAGGATTTGTCCACTGGGAGCTCATATTGACCATCAGGTATGAAATATGTCAAATTTAAAGTAATCCTAATTTATGAATCTTCACAGTTAACTTGTTGTTTGTGGACTGTACAAGCCTTGTGAAACCCTTCCTGATGAAATATGCGGATGAGTTTTTCACACACTAAGTTCTAACTTAATGTATGTTTTTCCTGAGCTTTTGATGTCTAGTATCCTGAGTTTCCTTAAAACACTTATGTTAGTTAGACGTCTTTATCTTTTACCTAATACTTCAAGCAATCAATGATGTATGCAATGTGCCATAGATCCCTGACTGTTAAGTAGTAATTGTTTTGTGTGCTAGTTGGCTTTGTTCTGTTTGTTAGTTGGGATCAAGGATTTTATAATTCCATTTCGATATGTACAAAATTAAGAACCCTGGCCATTGTTACAGGGTGGGACTGTTTCAGCGATGACAATCGACAAGGGTATAATTCTTGGATTTGTTCCGTCCAGTGATTGTCAGGTACCACTCTTTCTAAACAACTGAAATACCACATGAACTGGAACATGCCATTGAAAATCCAAACTGCTGAATATATCCTTACAATGTTTCTATTGGCtatcacattttttttatatcaaaatcTTACCATACTTTCGAAACAGGTGAAACATAATGAGCGTTTCTTCTCTACTGTTAGTACAAATTGTTGAGGAACACATTTTGTATTACAAGCTTCTTAAAACCTCGTGCATACATAACTTCCTTATATGCATTTATCACTTCCCAAATAGATACTTATACATCTTGGGACTCCTCTATAAATAATGTGATTTCTAGAGGCAAGCATATTTACTTTAAGAATTTTTATGAAGAATTTACTTCATTAGTTTTATTTGTGTTTAGGTTCGTCTACAATCTGGACAGTTCAAAGGTGAAgttaagttcaggtatattatGAGTTTCTGTAAATACAACAACTAACTTTCCCTTTTTCTGATATATTATGATTTAATGAACACTCAtctccccttctctctctccctccctctgtGTTCATATGAAAACTAGTGATTCCTAATTCAAAGCTCCTAAACGTACATCCTTTCTATTATATCTATCTGATTCATCTAAATGAAAATTATATGAACATATCTAGAACATTTGTTTTAGATTACTGCTCTTAAACTTTTTGTCATGTCCTCATCGGTAGACCCATGTTTCATGATGTACCACTGGACGAGGAATTATGATGTTTTTGAATAAATCATTATGGTAATACCCAAACTTTTAGCCTTGCCTTATTCTTAAATTACTAATATTATGCCTAGCCTATTTCCAATGTAGCCTTTGCTAGATGCATGCATTTTATGCTTGAAGAACTAATAGCTGTAAAAAGTTGTTAAAGTTGATTTCTGTGAATTTAAAATTATTGGAACCTCAGAGATCAGAAATAGCGGTGCTGGTGGTTTTACATAAAAATCGATAACTTGCTAATTCCATATACATTAAGCTCATTCCTCTTTGCTTTCTTCTGCTGAGTAGAAATGTAAATGACTGGGGTACAAGCATTCAGGTGTACATGAATAAAGTTTCTGCGTATGGCTTTGGTTTCACAGGGTAGATGAAGAGCAACTGCCTGTAAATGCTTCCGAATTAAAAAATTCAGGCCGTGTGAAGGATTCTATTGCACAGGAGGAGTGTACCTGGGGAAATTATGCcagaggagcaatatatgcattACAGAAAAAAGGGAACCATCTAAAGCAGGTTTCTTGCATTCCTTTAATAAAACGTACTTTAATCTCGTAGACCAGATCAAATTGCTCAATTGGAAAAAGATATTTGAGCTCTACAAGAAACTGAGAAAGCAAATAGTACACTTGCTCTGAAACTAGGCTATATTACAGTCCTGTGTCAAACTTGCGCTGTTATATGCTCAATCATCATATAGCATTGCATAATGTGTCGTGCTTTATTGGTATTGCTATGATGATGGGATTTAAAAACGCATATCAGTGATGACATAAATGCTTGTAGATCTTtataaattcttttttcttCCATTCGGTGGATAACTCATACTGATGTATTTTTGTCATTACTTTAAAGCTATGAATTACTGTCCATATATCTGACAAACTTTATTGTTATCTTGCAGGGCATTGTCGGATTCATCCGTGGTGAGGAGGGGCTAGACAGTTCAGGGCTTAGCTCTTCAGCAGCTGTAGGTGTACATCTCTTCTTCTCCCATGCAAATTTATGTTATCTGCTGAGCTGATTGGTTTCTAGCTAGCAAAATAAATCACTCATACATANNNNNNNNNNNNNNNNNNNNNNNNNNNNNNNNNNNNNNNNNNNNNNNNNNNNNNNNNNNNNNNNNNNNNNNNNNNNNNNNNNNNNNNNNNNNNNNNNNNNNNNNNNNNNNNNNNNNNNNNNNNNNNNNNNNNNNNNNNNNNNNNNNNNNNNNNNNNNNNNNNNNNNNNNNNNNNNNNNNNNNNNNNNNNNNNNNNNNNNNNNNNNNNNNNNNNNNNNNNNNNNNNNNNNNNNNNNNNNNNNNNNNNNNNNNNNNNNNNNNNNNNNNNNNNNNNNNNNNNNNNNNNNNNNNNNNNNNNNNNNNNNNNNNNNNNNNNNNNNNNNNNNNNNNNNNNN
This window encodes:
- the LOC130988676 gene encoding galacturonokinase — translated: MGATCWPREPELNAIRTKVAAMSGSDANEVRIVVSPYRICPLGAHIDHQGGTVSAMTIDKGIILGFVPSSDCQVRLQSGQFKGEVKFRVDEEQLPVNASELKNSGRVKDSIAQEECTWGNYARGAIYALQKKGNHLKQGIVGFIRGEEGLDSSGLSSSAAVGVHLFFSHANLCYLLS